One Streptomyces coeruleorubidus DNA segment encodes these proteins:
- a CDS encoding SSI family serine proteinase inhibitor gives MSHAIRRGHPGNASQASRASRTSRTIARPGLRRLVVGAAASVAAFGALAAVSPAASAQAGPSPAGLDGRHGPDRDHLTVTVRNAGGEVDGTYELYCGPDGGSHPDPRGACAVLERDTRWGKDAFAPAPEGGFCTMQYGGPATAHVTGTWAGRPVDATYDRRDGCGIARWDRLVPLLPDMGSEKRP, from the coding sequence ATGTCGCATGCCATTCGCCGGGGTCACCCCGGAAACGCGTCCCAGGCCTCCCGGGCCTCCCGAACCTCGCGGACCATCGCTCGTCCCGGTCTGCGGCGGCTCGTCGTCGGGGCCGCCGCCTCCGTCGCCGCCTTCGGGGCGCTGGCCGCGGTGTCCCCGGCCGCGTCCGCCCAGGCCGGCCCGTCCCCGGCCGGGCTCGATGGCCGCCACGGCCCGGACCGGGACCATCTCACCGTCACCGTGCGGAACGCGGGCGGTGAGGTCGACGGGACGTATGAGTTGTACTGCGGGCCCGACGGCGGCAGCCATCCCGACCCTCGCGGAGCCTGTGCGGTCCTGGAGCGGGACACGCGGTGGGGGAAGGACGCCTTCGCACCCGCCCCGGAAGGCGGCTTCTGCACCATGCAGTACGGCGGGCCGGCCACCGCGCACGTCACCGGCACCTGGGCCGGACGGCCCGTCGACGCCACGTACGACCGACGTGACGGCTGCGGGATCGCCCGCTGGGACCGGCTCGTGCCGCTGCTGCCGGACATGGGATCCGAGAAACGCCCCTGA